The proteins below come from a single Aegilops tauschii subsp. strangulata cultivar AL8/78 chromosome 6, Aet v6.0, whole genome shotgun sequence genomic window:
- the LOC109734442 gene encoding putative nitric oxide synthase has translation MASACPRPLFLSFPKSPAPPLAVPSKHHPSATASLSVSTRARAASSSAPSPSPSPSPPADGVGPAAPTRGDVYLGRQLAAAAAAGARARAPEEDAERRRRRKEKRKALAKKTPSGVACCYGCGAPLHTGEEGSPGHVEPATYDLKKRHNQLKTVLCGRCKLLSHGHMVTAVGGHGGYPGGKQFVSAEELREKLSYLRHEKALIVKLVDIVDFNGSFLSRIRDFAGANPIVLVITKVDLLPRDTDLNCIGDWVVESVVRKKLNVLSVHLTSSKSLVGITGVISEIQQEKKARDVYILGSANVGKSAFISAMLKTMAYKDPVAAAAQKYKPIQSAVPGTTLGPIQIEAFLGGGKLYDTPGVHLHHRQAAVIHADDLPSLAPQSRLKGRCFPANDTDVGLSGNTLFWGGLVRIDVVKALPRTRLTFYGPKKLSINMVPTTEADEFYKREVGVMLTPPTGQERAEGWCGLQGVRELQIKYEELDRPASDIAISGLGWIAVEPLGVPSSDPDSSVEEEDGDSGELHLRVHVPKPVEVFVRAPLPVGKAASQWYRYQELTEVEEELRPKWHY, from the exons ATGGCGTCGGCGTGCCCCCGCCCCCTCTTCCTCTCCTTCCCCAAGTCCCcggcgccgccgctcgccgtcccCTCCAAGCACCACCCATCCGCCACCGCCTCCCTCTCCGTCTCCACCCGCGCGCGCGCCGCCTCTTCCAGCGCCCCGTCCCCCTCGCCGTCTCCGTCTCCTCCCGCGGACGGGGTCGGCCCCGCCGCGCCGACGCGGGGCGACGTGTACCTGGGGCGGCAGCTCGCGGCCGCGGCCGCGGCAGGCGCCCGCGCGCGCGCGCCGGAGGAGGACGCCGAGaggcgccgccgccgcaaggAGAAGCGGAAGGCCCTGGCCAAGAAGACGCCCTCCGGCGTCGCCTGCTGCTACGGCTGCGGCGCCCCGCTGCACACCGGCGAGGAGGGGTCCCCCGGCCACGTCGAGCCCGCCACCTACGACCTG AAGAAGAGGCACAATCAACTAAAAACCGTGCTATGCGGGCGGTGCAAGCTGCTGTCGCACGGGCACATGGTGACCGCCGTCGGTGGCCACGGCGGTTACCCGGGGGGCAAGCAGTTTGTTTCGGCAGAAGAGCTAAGGGAGAAGCTGTCGTACCTCCGCCACGAGAAAGCATTGATAGTGAAGCTG GTTGACATAGTCGACTTCAATGGAAGTTTCCTGTCACGCATACGCGATTTCGCCGGCGCTAACCCCATCGTGCTCGTGATAACAAAG GTTGATCTCCTTCCTAGAGACACAGATTTGAATTGCATCGGCGATTGGGTCGTGGAGTCTGTTGTTAGGAAGAAACTCAA TGTCCTTAGCGTCCATTTGACAAGTTCAAAGTCATTGGTCGGCATCACTGGTGTTATATCAGAGATTCAGCAGGAAAAGAAG GCCCGAGATGTATATATACTG GGTTCAGCAAATGTTGGGAAATCTGCATTTATTAGTGCCATGCTAA AAACAATGGCATATAAAGATCCAGTGGCAGCTGCGGCTCAAAAATACAAGCCAATACAATCTGCTGTTCCTGGAACAACCTTAGGTCCTATTCAGATCGAAGCATTTTTAGGAGGAGGG AAATTATACGACACACCTGGAGTCCATCTTCACCATAGACAGGCAGCAGTTATCCACGCTGATGATCTGCCTTCTCTTGCACCACAAAGTCGCCTAAAGGGGCGATGTTTTCCT GCTAATGATACAGATGTTGGATTGAGCGGGAATACGTTGTTCTGGGGGGGACTTGTCCGTATCGATGTTGTTAAG GCTCTTCCACGCACACGGCTAACATTCTATGGACCAAAGAAGCTAAGTATTAATATGGTCCCCACCACAGAAGCAGATGAATTTTACAAG AGAGAAGTCGGAGTTATGTTGACTCCCCCAACTGGTCAGGAGAGAGCTGAAGGATGGTGTGGTCTTCAGGGCGTTCGTGAATTGCAGATAAAGTATGAAGAGCTTGATAG GCCTGCTAGCGACATTGCGATATCTGGACTCGGGTGGATCGCGGTTGAACCACTTGGTGTGCCATCTAGCGACCCTGATAGCAGCGTCGAGGAAGAAGACGGTGACAGTGGCGAGTTGCATTTAAGAGTGCATGTACCCAAACCAGTTGAGGTCTTCGTCCGCGCCCCACTGCCCGTCGGTAAAGCGGCGTCGCAGTGGTACCGGTACCAGGAGCTGACGGAGGTAGAAGAGGAGCTGAGACCCAAGTGGCACTACTGA